CCGGTTTACAAGTTCGTTTAGCCATAGTCGAGTGTCCCTAATGACGGACGAGCTTTACACAACGCAAAGCACAACATTCTATCACGATCCTGAACACAAGTAACAGGCCTCAAATGGGTGTGGCACATTTGGACGATAAATGGCTTATTCTGTCGGCTTTGTAGTCATTGAAATAACTTGCCACAAGCCCACCAGAAATATAATATCTCTATACCCAAAGCATGGCTGTTGCCTAATTTTGTAATCTCTGAAATACAGCTGCCAACAGAGTTCAGCTTTTACTTCTTTAACATACTCTGGATACTGTAGATATTCTTTCCCTAGCAAGTTCAATAATAATATCACTGTGAGCATCAGATGGTGTTTTCCACCAACAGATAGCGCAACTTGCGATGTGTCACAACCGCGTGAGGTCAAGCTGGGGgtgctgggtttttgttatgtcttgtcatttcctgttttattttgaaagttaactctcctctcgtttcaggtcactgcccttcctcatgtgtcaccggtctgattgtcttccccgccctgattgtttccacctgttccccattaccttgtgtatatattgtctgcgtctccctttgtcttgtgccaaagtgttttgtcTCCTGTAGCGTTCACCTAAGCCTTAGTTCCTTGCCCACAGCCACAGCCTTATTGCTCTagtgatcttttgtttcttcctcgtaagagtgatttttttgttgtatttcatgtCTCAGCCTTTAGCCTTatagctctagtgttcttttgttttcttcctcgcaagaggtgatttttgttgttttatcttaGTCTAGCCCTTTTGGTTTCCATGTGTTAGTctagtgttttgtcagcctcATAGGAGCGTccttagttaatgttttcatagtcttttgttttctcctcgttgtgagtgattttgattttgttaatctttgATAGACGtagttcagagtttttcctcctcggagtgatttttttgttcttagTTTAGGCCTATTTTTTATAGCCTCACTCTTTCGTTGGATCTTGTAGACCTGAATAAAGCAACGCTCAGCccaactctgcatctgagtcctcatttgagtcccggcctgacagtaCACTTTGGCCAGTATGGACTCAGCAGAGGCTGGCCAGTGGGCGGCTGCGCTACGGGCTCAGGAGGCCCGCATCGCCCGTCAGGAGGAGCTTAGACGCGATGGCATCGCATTTCAGTGAGCTCTCGTGCCAGGTGAGAGATCTGGTGCACCACCTACGGCAGACCATCCAGCCACCTGCGGCGCCGgagcctccagcagctgcagcgctcCGTCCCAGGGCGCAGGAGTGGGGATCAAGCTGGCGCCCCCGGAGCGTTTCTCTGGGGAACCAGGCCAATGTAAGGCTTTTCTCACGGATTGCTCCATCCACTTTGAGCAGCTTCCTCATGCTTTCACCACGGATAGAACCAAGATCGCATTCATGGTTTCCCACCTGACTGGGAGAGCCAGAGCTTGGGCCACCGCCGAGTGGGCTCGTGACTCTCCACTCTGTTCCTCCCTCACGGACTTTAAGCTGCCTCATGTGACGTTCGACCCAGTGTCTACGGACCGCGAGGAGGGCCAGGGAGCTGCGCGGTCGACACAGGGCAGAGACTCGGTGTGTGACTACGCATCCGCTTTCGCACCCTGGCGGCGGAGAGCGGCTGGATAACGCCGCCCTGTACGACGTGTTTCTGAAAGGCTGGCGACATACATCCGGAGCTACTGTTGCCGCTGGACCCTGCCTGCAGGACCTGGCCCGCTCATCGCCTCTGCCATCCGGACAGAAACCGGGTTCGCGAGCTCCGGCAACCACGGGTGGTTCGACCACCGGAGAGGACTCCACGCTTCACAGCCCCGGACAGACAGGCTCTCCGTTACCCACCACCAGTGCACGGCTGTCCCTCTTCCGCGCCAGGGAGGGGAGCCCATGCCGCTTGGCAGGGCTAGGCTGACGCGGAGGAGCGACGACGACGCCAGCAGAAGGCAGCTGCTTTTACTGCGGCAAATGAATCACCTCGTCGCCGCCTGTCCGGCCAGAAAGCCCCGGGAGGTGAGTCAACCTCCAGCCACAGCCCTCGTCCCACGCCGCCTAACACCAGTTAAGGTAATGCACCACGCCCTACCACCACACTAGAGCGCTCATAGACTCAGGGGCTGATGAAAACTTGATGGACTGGGGGTTGGCGGAGCAAGTAGGCCTCAGGGCTGAACTTTTGGCTAAGCCCATCCATGCTAGAGCACTAATGGACAGGAACTTTtcaccatcaacacacacacagagtctctCCAGTCCgcatcaatacacacacagaacacatacgtttttctttattaaatcgCCTTTCACATACGCTGTTCTGGGACATCCATGGCCTCCTCAGTCACAACCCGCACATTGTTGGGGAACTGGATCCATTATGGGCTGGGGAAGGGATTTTACTACTCAGGCATAACCACACCGTCTCCGAGTGATGACGGCGCAATGATTAAACTTGTGACTGTGAATCCCAATGCAGACCCTGAATACCCGACCTGAGCTCCTACCTTCCTGCTATCCACCACCTTAAAGAGGTATTTAACAAAACCAAGGctctctcacttcctcctcatcgACCTACGATTGTGCCATTGATCTTATTCCAGGCTCCACCATTCCCAAAGGCCGCCTGTACGCGGTCTCTGGGCCGGAGAAGGAGGCCATGAGGGAGTATATTGATACCTCCCTGAAGGCTGGACTGATTCGCCCCTTTCTTCACCTGCCGGAGCTGGTTTCTtctttgtgggaaaaaaagacggTTCTCTAAGACCATGCATTGACTACAGCCCACTTAATGACATAACCATAAGAAACCGCTATCCACTTCCCCTTATGTCATCTGTTTTGACCAGCTCCAAACGGCCCAGATCTTCACCAAGTTGGATCTTCGCAACGCTTATCACCTTGTGCGTATAAGAGAGGGGTGAGACGTGGAAGACTGGTTTAATACTCCTAGCGGTCACTACGAGTACATGGTCATGCCATTTGGTCTCACTAATGCTCCGGCCCGTATTCCAGGCTTGATTAACGATGTGGCTGAGAGACTTTCTCGACCGTTCGTGTATGTATACTTGGACGATATCTTATCTACTCCCCTGACCTGACTACCCACCAAGACCAACGTAACCCAGTATTAAAGAGACTCTTGAAAATAAAGCTCTATGTCAAGGCTGAAAAAAGTGAATTCCATGCCGCACTGTCTCCCTCCTGGGCTTCACTCGTAGCCCCTGGAAGGTGCAGATGGACCCGGCTAAAATTAGCGCTGTGGTCGATTGGCCCACACCTGATAGCGCAAAAAGGTTCAGCAGTTCCTTGGGTTTGCTAACTTTTACAGGCGGTTCATCAGAGGCTTTAGCGCaatagctgctcctctccaTGCTCTTACCTCCACAAAGGTAGTTCCGCTGGTCTCCAGAAGCTGATGCTGCCTTTCGAGATCTCAAACATCGATTTACCTCGGGCCCCcatcctccacctgccagctcTCGACGTCAGTTCGTGTAGAGGTGGACGCCTCTAACGAGGGGATCGGGGCCATCCTTTCAAAGCGTCAGAGCAGGATGGTAAGATGCACCCTTGTGCTTTCCTGTCACGGCGACTTCCAAGGCGGAGCGAACTACGACGTTGGTAACCGGGAGTTGCTGGCGGTCAAGCTCGTTTGGAGGAGTGGGACACTGGCTCGAGGGGCGGACCATCCATTCATTGTCGGACAAGATCACAAAAACTTGGAGTCCCACGACAGCTAAAAGACTCAATTCTCGCCAGGCCAGGTTGCGCTATTTTTTAACCgattcttccttttctctctcatacagGCCAGGGTCCCGAAACGTCAAGCCAGACGCACTATCTCGTCTCTTCGACCCTGAGCCTGTTGCCAAGGATCCGAAACGATCCTCCCACTTTCATGTGTGGTTGGAGCCCTGACCTGgcaaatagaaaatgaggtTAAGCAGGCTAATGGTGGGCTCCGTCACCTAGTGGGTGTCCAGAGAATCGTTTGTTTGTCCCGGTTGATATGCGCCCACAGGTGTCCACTGGGGCCCACACCTCCTGCTTCCTGCATCCGGAGTCAGAAGAACGCTGTTCGCCATCTCCCGGAGGTTTGGTGGCCCTCCATGGAGCCGGAGGTCCGGGAGTACGTAGAGGCATGTTCGGTCTCTGCGCCCGGAACAAGACGTCCTCCGGGTCCGCTGGTCTCCGGCAGCCACTTCCCATCCCCTCCAGACCCTTGGTCCGACATCTCGATGGGACTTCGTCACGGGGGCTCCCGTTCTCCAAGGCAACCCCACTGTCCTCACAGTGGTGGACAGTTCTCCAAGATGGCTAGATTCATTGCTCTTGCCTAAATGCCCTCCGCCCAAAAGAAACGGCGGAgacttgacctcaccgcggtgtgacaaaaAGTACATGTCTACAGGGTGTAATATACAGGATGAAGAGGGGTAGATAtgaatatacaataatatattgACAGGATAAACAGTGCactaaatatatacagtaactGAATAAATTATTGTGAATACTTTATGTGGAAATTTCCTCTTTGGAAATTGTAATTTCATTACAGGCTAAAACATCAACATAGACAAGTGCTGATGATTTTATCTCAGaatcaaatatgaaacatttaacatgtgTTACAGGCAGACATCATGTATTTTGTCTATCAAGATTCTCCTAATTATCTTATTGTTGCTGGTTGTCCAGTAACTCTGGTCTCAGTAGTAGACATGGGGAATGTAGTAAATCACTAACTCAAAGTGGGTTTATCAAGGAAGCAAATAATCACTGACAAAGTCATGGATTCAACATCCCACATAAGTGTAGAAAAATACAGACATGTGGATTATGTACAGTTTATAAATGAAAACCATGTTTCAAATGTACAGATGGATctgtacttaaaaaaatatctattgTTCACGCCGTGCTTTACAGACTGTGTATGAAACACGTTTCTTTACCTCTGTCATAGAAATGCATCTTTATCATTCCAGTATTAACATTTGCCTGTTGGTGCAGACATCTTGAGACCTGAGAAATGTTCTGGATGTTTCTAGATTATATATGCCCGTAGATACCAGTGACTGACTGATTTCTATCATTTGATTTACAGCGGAGGCTCCCCAGTACCAGCTGAGatacaccacagcagcagggatgggTTCAGAGCTCTATGACATTGTAGTGCTGGCGACACCGCTTCAGGAAAGTGTCAGGACTGGAGTCCAGTTCGAAGGTTTCACTCCTCCCTTTGACCAGCTCCCTGGCAACTATCACAGCACCGTAGCAACCATTGTCCATGGTTACCTCAACACCTCTTTCTTTGGTTTCCCTGACCCCCGCCTGTTCCCCTTCGCCAGCGTCTTGACAACTGAGACTCCCGATCTGTTTTTCAACAGCGTGGCTAGTGTTTGTCCCGTCAACATCTCGGCAGGCTTCCGGCGTAAGCAGCCACAAGAGGCCGGGGTCTATAAAGTGTTCTCGCCACAACCTCTGGACAAGGCTCAACTCAAAACACTTTTCAGGTCAGCCACTTCCTTTCTGGTCAAGTAATCACGGTATTGATTCTTCATAAGTTATTATACTTGATGACAATACGCTGTCACATTGAGGCGTGTTGAAAAGTAAACTAACAACTTCCTGTACTTCTCAATCTTAGGTCGTACTACTCAGTGCAGGTGACAGAGTGGCACGCCTACCcctgttacagcagcagccGAGGACTGCCGTCTGTGGAGCTGCACCCTAATCTTTACTACCTCAATGGCATCGAGTTGGCCGGCAGTGCCATGGAGATGAGCTCAGTAGCCGCCAAGAACATCGCCCTGCTGGCTTACCATCGCTggaacagacagactgacatgGTGGACCAGAGAGATCTGATGCACAGGATCAAGACTGAGCTATGACCTGTCTATCTGAAAGCATTCAGCAGAGTTactcagaaatgtgtttatgtggagAAGCAGAGAAGTGGTTTCTGGGTAATTGTAACATATAGCATCGCACAGCTGAGGCACACCTTCAAGTATATCTCCTGCTGAATCTAAACATCTGGATTTGGTTTGACTTATACACCAATCAAAGATGCTAAACATAATCTGACCCCGCCTTATCctgaatgaactgaaatatatacaatattgtTAGACAAACAAGTATCAAAGTCATGTCCAGTCTAAGTCAGTGTGACTTCACTGATTCCCAGCCACGTTGcagataaatgaaacattttgctgTATCGGCTGGGGATTgattgctaatgctaattagcagtTTCATCCAAAAAATCAGCTGCAGGCAGCTTTTCTTTGCCAAGATAATATTTAATCTCAGTAGATTGTGGATCGACTGTTGGAGGCTGTTTTAGTTGCTGGTGGTGTGAATTAATGCTAGTTAATAGCAGCAGCAGTCTA
This genomic window from Larimichthys crocea isolate SSNF unplaced genomic scaffold, L_crocea_2.0 scaffold29856, whole genome shotgun sequence contains:
- the LOC113744921 gene encoding prenylcysteine oxidase-like encodes the protein MGSELYDIVVLATPLQESVRTGVQFEGFTPPFDQLPGNYHSTVATIVHGYLNTSFFGFPDPRLFPFASVLTTETPDLFFNSVASVCPVNISAGFRRKQPQEAGVYKVFSPQPLDKAQLKTLFRSYYSVQVTEWHAYPCYSSSRGLPSVELHPNLYYLNGIELAGSAMEMSSVAAKNIALLAYHRWNRQTDMVDQRDLMHRIKTEL